In Amaranthus tricolor cultivar Red isolate AtriRed21 chromosome 3, ASM2621246v1, whole genome shotgun sequence, a single window of DNA contains:
- the LOC130807679 gene encoding uncharacterized protein LOC130807679 — translation MYSPPSSSQSRTSIAKGIPLCKHGVHAKLQVVKNGARVGERFYGCAFWPAQDCKFFKWEKDVEYTSEISSCLEEEKAMLIGKIRKLKAKNAKLKKSEAMLKLKVVEYVNAQKALSFVLVASWVLFVLFLFMSS, via the exons aTGTATTCTCCTCCGTCATCATCTCAATCTAGAACTTCAATTGCAAAAGGAATTCCTTTATGTAAACATGGTGTTCATGCTAAATTACAAGTAGTCAAAAATGGAGCAAGGGTTGGTGAGAGGTTTTACGGATGTGCATTTTGGcca GCACAAGATTGCAAATTTTTTAAGTGGGAAAAAGATGTAGAGTATACAAGtgaaatttcttcttgtttggaAGAAGAGAAAGCTATGTTGATTGGCAAAATAAGGAAATTGAAGGCTAAGAATGCGAAGTTGAAAAAAAGCGAAGCTATGTTGAAATTGAAAGTTGTTGAATATGTAAACGCACAGAAAGCGTTAAGTTTTGTACTTGTTGCATCATGggttttatttgtattgttcttatttatgtCAAGCTAA